The following DNA comes from Moritella sp. 24.
AAGATGACTCACCGAGTAATGCGATTGTGCAGCGTTTGAATGGTTATGTTCGAGATGTTGATGGTTTCAATTGGGGTTATGACCCATATCACTACACGGTGCCTGAAGGTTCATATTCAAGTAATCCAGATGGTATGGTGCGGATTAAAGAATTTCGCGAAATGGTCATGGCGATTAAAAATGACATAGGTATGAATGTCGTAATGGACATAGTGTATAACCATACCAATGAATCCGGAGTGAGCAGTAAATCTGTTTTAGATCGCATTGTGCCGTGGTATTACCAACGTTTAAACGAAATATCTGGAGCTGTAGAAAACTCGACGTGTTGTTCAAATACAGCCCCTGAGAATGCGATGATGGGCAAGTTGATTTCAGATTCGTTGGTTGTTTGGGCTGAAGATTACAAAGTTGATGCATTCCGGTGGGATTTAATGGGACATCATCCTAAAGCGCAGATCTTAGATTCACTAGCAGCAGTTAAAGCCGTTGATCCCGATACCTACTTTTATGGTGAAGGCTGGAACTTTGGTGAAGTAGGTAATGACCGTCAATTTACCCAAGCTACGCAAGCAAATATGTATGGTACTGGTGTAGGTACATTCTCTGATCGCCTACGTGATTCAGTCCGTGGTGGTGGTCCATTTGATTCTGAAATTGGACTACGAGAAAGCCAAGGTTTTGGTAACGGCGCGTATGTATTAGCCAATGAGCAAAATAAAGTCACGAAAGAAACTGCACTACATTTAGCTGATTTAACGCGTTTAGGTATGGCGGGTAATTTAGCGGATTTCGCTTTCGTAGATAGTAAAGATAACACCATAATAGGCTCTGGATTAGATTACAATGGTCAGCCTGCGGGGTATGCGAAAGATGCATGGGAAGTACAAAACTACGTATCAAAACATGATAACCAAACATTGTGGGATAATAACCAATACAAGATTGGCTATGAGGTAGATGCAGATACGCGTGTTCGCATGCAAGCTGTATCACTGGCCACGGCAATGTTAGGTCAGGGGGTACCCTTTACGCATATGGGTAGCGAGTTATTAAGATCTAAATCGATGCAGCGTGATTCGTATGATTCAGGAGATGTGTATAATCGCGTTGATTTTACAGCTCAAGGTAATAACTGGGATATAGGTTTACCACGTGAAGACAAAGATGGTAACAACTGGAAAGTGATTCAAGACGTTATTGATAACTCAGCTGAAAATGCAATGCCGACAGCTGAAAATATCAATGATATGAAGTCATTTTATCAAGAGTTTTCTTTATTACGGGCTTCTTCAGGATTACTAACACTTGGACTTGGAGCTGATATTAATCAGCGTGTGCAATTCCATAATACCGGTAGTGAACAAACTGTCGGTGTGATTGTCATGAGCATTGATAATAGTGGTGCTAACTACAGTGCGAGTATAGATAAGGATCGTGATGGTTTAGTTATTGTGATTAACGCTACGCCAACAGCAATCGAAGAGTTCCAAAATTTTGATGCGGAAGGTTATCGTTTACATTCGATTCAAACAACGAGAGGCGATCAATCTATTGCCCAACGTGGTGTTGATGTATCGAGTATTACGAATAATAAACTTAATACGCCAGCATGGTCTGTCGCGGTATTTGAAAAAATACATTAGGCTGAACGTATCATTCACACTCGATAATCAAGGGCAGCGCTAAGCGCTGCTTTTTTATAAAATTGAGTTTAGCCTTAAGCACTTTACTTTATGGTATTACCTTAGAATAAATTCAATTACCGCCTTTTTTTATCCTCAATCCTCTAGGGTTTACATTACAGTTAGTATTATCCTTTGCGAGTAGGAGGTGTATTTCTCGTTACGACGTTTTACATTACTCAGTATTTTGTTATAACTAAGTTTGGTATGGATACCAATTTACAAATTATTAGCTCATAACAATGGATGTTACAGCGTATGATACTATTTACCTCTTTTTCTTGTGCGGCCATAAAGCATGTGAAATTGCTTGCCAGCATGTTAACTCTGCTATTACTGACTGCTTGTAGTAGCACCGATGTTAGGCTGAATCTGTCTGCTTCAGCTGATCTTAATACCAATAGTTATAATGAACCTCTTCCTGTTATCGTACGGGTATACCAGCTATCGGATGTAAAAACATTTCGTAATGCGACCTTTGATCAGCTATGGAAAGCGGATGAGTTAGTTCTCGGCTCTGCTCTGATTAATAAAAAAGA
Coding sequences within:
- the tssJ gene encoding type VI secretion system lipoprotein TssJ encodes the protein MILFTSFSCAAIKHVKLLASMLTLLLLTACSSTDVRLNLSASADLNTNSYNEPLPVIVRVYQLSDVKTFRNATFDQLWKADELVLGSALINKKELTVKPNAKLDYEFIQADGAEYIAMFAMFRNVKKNNWRWLHKLDSGALSLDTEFDIQLINNKIYHAEY